The following proteins are co-located in the Acropora palmata chromosome 11, jaAcrPala1.3, whole genome shotgun sequence genome:
- the LOC141897647 gene encoding uncharacterized protein LOC141897647 yields the protein METLVTVLSVTAPPQNCVKPSIDDFPNDFFTQYQRQKQGGVMFHFLIAIYMFAAVGLVCDNYFVPPLEKITGKLHVHSDVAGATFMAAGSSAPELFTSIIGVFITESDIGLGTIVGSAVFNILFIVGVCGLFAGSTLQMSRWPLLRDSLCYLASIAALMASIYDRKVQWYEALVLVCMYFVYVITMYFDEVLEGIFTKMTRSHIETPDIEHNGNTEERKSLLKNGDENKVIEEYQEVRIIDGKDDSPFSVPQGLISRTLWILMLPVTCLFYVTIPDCRKSRWEKWFLVSFFMSVLWIAALSYVLVWMVSIIGFTLGIPDVIMGLTFLAAGSSVPDGISSLIVARRGDGDMAVSNSIGSNVFDILLCLGLPWLLKTTIVDFGGYVNVLSGSIIYTSLSLFVLFVFIRLGCADRGATKYREKNGTVPMDDFPGDFMSQGMRAHGGVIVHFILALYVFVGLTILCDKYFVPSVEKIGHKLNMSSDVCGATLMAMGTSGTELFTSVIGVFITKSDIGLAAIAGSMAFDILLTFAICGLFASSTLRLSRWPFLRDSFANLISVTALAVVTFDGKVYWFEAMVFISLYLLYLVVMFYNKTLEELFQRIAPRKQNLIDVERELIESENKRLIQTDQSRDESLIKSGASEIQVIHPHHRLVSFLRNVVSWIPRVIALPFDCLYCVTIPDCRKDRWERWFWVSFFVSLVWMGLLSYVLVWMVSIIGFTLGIPSAVMGITFLAAGSDVPDLLSNLILVRQGEGDMAVSHANGNNVFNMLFCLGFPWLLQTTLVDFGGFVPVVGPGMSFRIVHLYAILPSVLFKTNEASNSSLLKMKPQGNYSRFTVLFAFMFLVSLCLFQKSTGMVLTPEENTGRPGFGRVRGVLERSETTLNPSTMAELEVPCAKPSMDDFPGDFMNQDMRAHGGIAVHIILALYMFVALAILSENYFVPSVEKIGDKLNLSKDVCGGTLMAMGTSGTELFTSIIGIFITKSDIGLATIAGSTAFNVLGIVGICGLSVRAIRLSRWPFLRDNLFNLLSVTALAVVTYDRKVYWYEALGLLFLYFVYVIVTLCNERLKGIFMRIRQPKEKFIATETELTVSERSHLIPTENNVNEEHVQDIKVIPPKGALPSSVHEKVSSWILWGIALPFTCLYYVTIPDCRKVRWEGWFLVTFFVSLVWMALLTYVLVWMLAIIGFTCGIPDIVMGLTLLAAGTSLPDTFSSFIVARKGEGDMAVSHANGSNMFNILFCLGLPWFLQTALFQVGSVVTVRNQGINFSVACLFASVVIPVVIVVLNKWYLNKCLGIALIPLYLVFIIISVLLGMNVLGQFSLKMCSS from the exons ATGGAGACACTGGTCACCGTTCTTTCGGTGACAGCACCTCCACAAAACTGCGTTAAGCCGTCCATTGACGACTTTCCAAATGATTTCTTCACACAGTACCAGCGACAAAAGCAAGGTGGCGTGatgtttcattttctaatAGCGATTTACATGTTCGCCGCTGTAGGATTGGTGTGTGATAACTACTTTGTTCCTCCGTTAGAGAAGATCACCGGCAAGTTACACGTGCACTCCGACGTTGCAGGCGCCACGTTCATGGCCGCTGGAAGCTCTGCTCCCGAATTATTCACTTCTATTATCGGTGTTTTCATTACAGAGAGTGACATTGGCCTCGGAACTATTGTTGGGTCGGCGGTGTTCAATATTCTTTTTATCGTGGGCGTATGTGGCCTCTTTGCTGGCTCCACACTACAAATGTCACGATGGCCACTATTGCGTGACTCGTTGTGTTACCTTGCAAGTATTGCCGCGTTGATGGCTTCCATATACGACAGAAAAGTCCAGTGGTATGAGGCGTTAGTGTTGGTCTGCATGTACTTCGTATATGTTATTACAATGTACTTTGACGAAGTCCTTGAAGGAATCTTCACAAAAATGACAAGGTCTCACATAGAAACCCCTGATATTGAACACAATGGAAACACCGAAGAAAGAAAGTCACTCCTCAAAAATGGCGACGAGAACAAGGTAATTGAGGAATATCAAGAGGTTAGAATTATTGACGGAAAAGATGATTCGCCTTTTTCAGTTCCTCAAGGCCTTATTTCTCGCACTTTATGGATCCTGATGTTGCCAGTTACCTGCTTGTTTTACGTTACCATTCCAGATTGTCGTAAAAGCAGATGGGAGAAATGGTTCCTAGTATCGTTTTTTATGTCTGTTCTTTGGATTGCAGCTCTCTCTTATGTCTTGGTTTGGATGGTGTCAATAATTGGCTTCACTCTTGGTATCCCAGATGTCATCATGGGCCTCACCTTTCTTGCAGCAGGTAGCAGTGTTCCTGATGGGATCTCAAGTCTCATTGTTGCACGGCGAGGAGATGGTGATATGGCAGTATCTAATTCCATAGGCAGCAATGTATTTGACATTTTATTGTGTTTGGGACTTCCCTGGCTTTTGAAGACAACAATTGTTGACTTTGGAGGCTATGTCAATGTCTTAAGCGGTAGCATAATTTATACCTCATTATCTCTATTTG TGCTTTTTGTCTTCATCCGTCTTGGATGTGCGGACAGAGGGGCAACAAAGTATAGGGAAAAGAATGGGACAGTGCCCATGGACGATTTCCCAGGTGATTTTATGAGCCAGGGTATGCGAGCCCATGGTGGAGTTATAGTTCACTTTATTCTGGCGTTGTATGTGTTCGTTGGTTTGACAATCTTGTGCGATAAATATTTCGTTCCATCCGTTGAAAAGATTGGCCATAAACTGAATATGAGCAGTGATGTCTGTGGAGCAACGCTAATGGCAATGGGGACCTCTGGCACCGAATTATTCACATCTGTCATTGGTGTTTTCATTACAAAGAGTGATATTGGACTGGCAGCCATTGCAGGCTCTATGGCCTTTGACATTCTCTTAACCTTTGCGATATGTGGTCTCTTTGCAAGTTCCACGTTACGTCTTTCGAGGTGGCCATTCTTGCGTGACAGCTTCGCTAACTTGATAAGTGTCACGGCACTTGCTGTGGTCACGTTCGATGGAAAAGTTTATTGGTTCGAGGCCATGGTGTTTATCTCCTTGTATCTGTTGTATCTTGTTGTCATGTTCTATAATAAGACTCTTGAGGAATTATTTCAGAGAATTGCACCACGAAAGCAAAACCTGATCGACGTGGAGAGGGAATtaattgaaagcgaaaataAAAGATTGATCCAAACTGATCAAAGCCGTGATGAATCCTTGATCAAAAGCGGCGCTAGTGAAATTCAAGTCATTCATCCACATCACCGGCTAGTCTCATTTCTTCGAAATGTGGTCTCATGGATTCCTCGGGTGATTGCGTTACCGTTTGATTGCTTGTACTGCGTGACCATTCCGGATTGCCGGAAAGACAGGTGGGAACGTTGGTTCTGGGTTTCATTCTTCGTGTCATTGGTGTGGATGGGATTGCTTTCGTATGTTTTAGTTTGGATGGTTTCGATAATCGGCTTCACACTTGGAATTCCGTCCGCTGTTATGGGAATAACCTTCTTGGCAGCTGGGAGCGATGTTCCTGATTTGTTGTCTAACTTGATTCTTGTCCGGCAGGGTGAAGGTGACATGGCTGTTTCCCATGCAAATGGTAACAATGTGTTCAACATGTTGTTTTGCCTTGGGTTTCCTTGGCTTCTACAGACAACACTGGTTGACTTCGGAGGCTTTGTCCCTGTCGTGGGCCCCGGCATGTCTTTCCGTATTGTGCATCTGTACGCGATT CTTCCTTCAGTGTTGTTCAAAACGAACGAGGCAAGCAACTCGTCTTTACTCAAAATGAAACCTCAGGGAAATTATTCACGATTTACAGTGCTATTTGCGTTTATGTTCCTAGTAagtctttgtttgtttcaaaagtccACAGGCATGGTATTGACGCCCGAAGAAAATACTGGCCGTCCTGGTTTTGGCCGTGTAAGAGGAGTACTCGAGAGAAGCGAAACTACCTTGAACCCGTCGACTATGGCGGAATTAGAAGTCCCATGTGCTAAGCCATCCATGGACGATTTTCCCGGTGATTTTATGAATCAGGACATGCGAGCACATGGTGGAATTGCGGTTCACATTATTCTGGCGTTGTATATGTTCGTtgctttggcaattttgagcgaAAACTATTTCGTTCCATCCGTTGAGAAGATTGGCGATAAACTAAACTTGAGCAAAGACGTCTGTGGAGGAACACTGATGGCCATGGGGACCTCCGGCACTGAATTATTCACGTCTATTATTGGCATTTTCATCACAAAGAGTGACATCGGATTGGCAACCATTGCGGGTTCCACAGCCTTTAATGTTCTTGGTATCGTGGGAATCTGCGGTCTGTCTGTTAGAGCCATTCGCCTGTCTCGCTGGCCGTTTTTGCGTGACAACCTGTTTAATCTGCTTTCTGTCACGGCACTCGCTGTAGTGACCTACGACAGAAAAGTCTATTGGTACGAGGCCTTGGGGTTATTGTTCTTGTACTTCGTGTATGTGATTGTCACGCTCTGTAACGAGAGGCTCAAGGGAATATTCATGAGAATAAGACAACCAAAGGAGAAATTCATAGCGACGGAAACAGAACTCACAGTAAGCGAAAGGAGTCATCTAATCCCAACAGAAAACAATGTTAATGAAGAGCACGTTCAAGACATTAAAGTCATTCCCCCCAAAGGAGCCTTGCCTTCCTCGGTTCACGAAAAGGTGAGCTCATGGATTCTATGGGGAATTGCGTTACCTTTTACTTGTTTGTATTACGTTACCATTCCAGACTGCCGCAAAGTCAGATGGGAAGGTTGGTTCTTGGTTACCTTCTTTGTGTCATTGGTGTGGATGGCGTTACTCACCTACGTGTTAGTTTGGATGCTTGCTATCATTGGTTTCACATGTGGTATCCCAGATATCGTCATGGGATTAACTTTGCTGGCAGCAGGGACCAGTTTGCCAGATACTTTTAGCAGTTTCATTGTTGCCCGGAAAGGGGAGGGTGACATGGCTGTTTCTCATGCAAATGGCAGCAATATgttcaacattttattttgcctCGGGCTTCCCTGGTTTCTACAGACAGCTTTGTTTCAAGTTGGTAGTGTAGTAACTGTTAGGAATCAAGGTATTAACTTTTCTGTTGCATGTCTTTTTGCAAGTGTGGTGATTCCTGTAGTCATCGTTGTGTTAAACAAATGGTACTTAAACAAGTGCCTTGGAATTGCATTGATACCACTCTACCTTGTGTTTATCATAATTTCAGTCCTTCTTGGGATGAATGTTCTCGGACAATTTAGCTTAAAGATGTGCTCTTCATAG